GCATATTCAAACATGTCGACTTTCGCCCATTGAGGGCGTGCGCGATGCGGGGCAAAGTTTattgataaataaattgttcGGTGTGTTACCGATCGTTGAATCTcgattattttattacaaacgaaGATCTTAACGACGGAACCGCTAATCGCTAGTTCATGGAAATGGTTTTGGATGGAAAAAGTATTATTTAGGGCCATAATTTGGGGATAAGATAGCCCAAAAAgtgggttttgattttttttttccgttttgaaAATTGCACACGAAgataggcctgggcgaattattcgaatatccggttaatggtgaataggttttcctatccgtaaccgcgaatgccttttttttcttaaccggatatccgcatagggcgcgaatagctatttataaaccggatagttctgtaattacaaccaagtaaccggatattctttaaatatccgaatatccgcggacgtcgggcgacaactgataggaatgttttgtctgaatccttatgtaACTTCtattaaaacagcataaataaagtatttaactatgctcacctccgtgaagaattaaaacaatgacatttctgacgtaatttgttcaaagattacaaaagttttccttcacgtagagtcaatcacgatcaaaagaaaaagcaaatcgccatctttaaattagatccggttatttttatgaatgaaccgagtgacactgtctaaaactacgCTACGTGCAATACTAGAACTACTACTAgatcaaccatggatcaacgacgtattttctcgtaagaaaatgtgtgttttcttatgctttatatcaaatgtgaaaacattttagaaaaaaaggaaacattaaacataaaaccttaaaatCGTGCGGTCACACGGGAGTGGGGtcggggttgttttattttattttgtctgtaaattttatttgtgtacGTCCGATCCGACCTGACCATTTTACTTTTAGTATAAATCATAAACTGAGTATGCTACTATGCTAGCCAAACAAATTGAGCTCCTGGACAATCTAAGAAGAGTGATTTTTTAGGAGCTCAAATTGAGCTCCTGAGTATTCTCAGGAGAGCGATTAAAAGAGCTCCTTCTATTTCTATAAACGAAGGTCTGCACTTGGCTGGCATATTTGATAAGTCAGTCAGCTTATGTcccataaataaataatgcagATCTATCTATTAAATCTAACTAAATTGctaaatttgattaaaagtATGTAcatttgaattttgaatttgtcaatttattCAACAGGCAACTAAAGGATGTGTAGGGGCAGCCTTCGCATGTCACAGAAATATCACAACTTCTAGACCAACAAATGCTGCTGGAGGTAATATTATTAACTGAtttgctttaaaataaattgaactaGGTTTCTGATGGTTCTTGTTTTGACATGAGACTGAACTTGTCAGTGTTTCAGCTGATTTTCTATAATTTATTAATGCCCATGAAATTGAGAAGCATTTGGGATTCGTTTGATTTGGGCAGTTCCTCTTTCTTTTTCGTTCAAGTTGGATGCGAAGTTTCCGCTCTTTTTTGTACTCTTCCCATCTTCATAAttctgtattttaaaagtaatgtggttttcgttgaagcaaaattttcttttgttcttaattttcttttgttctttgACACATAAGGTACGGCCGAGGTATCCTCCATCCTTGAGGAGCGCATCATGGGCTATACCCCAAAGGAGAGCATGGAGGAGACAGGGCGTGTGCTGTCCATCGGTGACGGTATCGCTCGTGTCTATGGCCTGAAGAACATCCAGGCAGAGGAAATGGTAGAATTCTCCAGTGGGCTGAAGGTGAGAATGAAAGCCTAACACATTCTTTCACTAATTAAGGATGAAGAAGCATAGAAACAACTGGAATTGGTTGGTTGTTTCATCACAGACATTTCAAGATTGCCTGAATTTACAATGAGTCTTGCTGCCCCTAAGAAACAACAATGAttagtctttttttctttagggttgcaaaaaaaaaaaaaaccagactgTCGACTTTCAGACTCATTGTTTTAACATGGGCAGAGGACAAGATGAATGCCCTTAGATCTACAGAAAATCTGCACATTCCCTGCactgaaaataaattgtatGCTAACTTTGTATTTGAAATTGAGGTGCAACATCAGTCATTGTTATGCATCTTTAGCCTGTTAAACCCTAGCAGTGTCGTTTCTGGCCATGTGCCTAGACTATATTGCATTTGTAATGGTTAGTGGTTACAACACACCAAGTGACCTGAATGAAGTTTGGATAGTTGGTTTTGAACTTGTGTTTGCTCCGACTGCATGCACAATTGTATTTGACTTTCAACAATGTAGTGATTAACAGCTTTAAAATTCATGGCATTTAGTATGTTTAATACCCGAGGGCAATGCTATGGATCAATGACTACTCAAGATCTTGTTCTTTTTAACAACATTTGGCATAGTCTACcattattttgaacattttaattgtattgtagGGTATGGCCTTGAACTTGGAACGCGACAATGTTGGTGTGGTCGTGTTTGGTAACGATAAACTCATCAAGGAAGGTGATGTAGTCAAGAGAACCGGTGCCATTGTAGATGTCCCCATCGGTCTAGAGCTGCTCGGCAGAGTTGTCGATGCCCTGGGCACACCCATCGACGGAAAGGTGAATTTATATATTATGTTTGACTCTCATTGTtattaaaagatttgggtactttttcaaaatgtccatagattaacattaaacttacagggtttgaagataatgatagtggaaagcttcccttcaaatattacttactgaggtgctgtagtttttgataaatgagtaaaacaatgtcatgaaaatatgtatgtaaatgattaaaacttattttcgtctcatgagacaaaattattttcatgacattgttttactcttttcccaaaaactacagcaccttagcacataatattttcagggaagctttctactatcactatcttcaagctgagtaagtttagtgtacatctgtggacattgtgttttttgtcctacaaaagttacatagaccctttaatagaATTGgctaaaatgattttttgtatAAAGAGTTGAATGAACAGAAAGTTTTCTCATTTAGTAGTAAGTGGTTTTGGTGAAGTAGGCATACTTCATCAAACAATGTTGTGTAGTTTGTGTCTTGTTGTGGGGGCTTCTTCAAGTTATCTTACACATTTCGCTTAtatcaggtgactttaaaaccaTCACTAGTATCAACTGGGCATGGAACAGAAGGCCATGGCCAATGATTTCTGCtaattttgttcactttttaaAAGAAGTTATGTGAAGTTTGTATCAATAATGATTTCTGCtaattttgttcactttttaaAAGAAGTTATGTGAAGTTTGTATCAATAGTGACTTGTTAACTAAACCCCTTTGTTTTTCCTGCAGGGTCCAATCAACACCACCACACGTGCACGTGTAGGAGTCAAGGCACCAGGTATCATCCCCCGCATCTCTGTGAGGGAACCTATGCAGACTGGTATCAAAGCTGTGGATAGTTTGGTACCCATTGGCCGTGGACAGAGAGAGTTGATCATCGGTGACAGACAGACTGGGTAAGTACAGTGTAAATATTTAgatttacttaaaggaacacgttgccttggatcggacgagttggtctattaaaagcgtttgaaaccgtttgttatgaaatgcatatggttagaaagatgtttcaaaagtagaatataatgatccacacaagtatcactcaaaattgcacggttttccttttacgtcgcgaactatcacggtcggccatttatccataaatggccgaccgtgttagtcgacagggtaaaaattaaaaatttcgaggcatgtttgtttagatcattgtattctacttttacaatatctttctaaccatatacatttcacaacaaacggttacagaacgcttttcaaagaccaactcgaccgatccaaggcaacgtgttcctttaaaaaataagtgtaagaaatcactcaaaatatgTAAAAGAAAATCACAACTTTCCGCAATGAAAAATGTACAAAGcccatcatgttttttttttttttttttttttttttcaccttgAAATTATTCATGTAGATTTTTTAGGATTGTGTGACAGATTCTGTGCAGAAGATTtcatattattaattttaagagtaaaCTTAACTTTGTATtccacattttaaaaagtgggCAATTTATTGTAGTTTTTATGATCCATCAACCTATagcaaacaattacaaaaaaccTGCGTCTGATATAGATAGATTCAGAGCACAGTCAAACCAACCAAGAATATGGCATGGTTATTGTATTAAAACAGTAATTTTGTACTTCAGTCTGatttaaaatttttgtttttgcccttgggaaaaacTAGCAAGTAGCCTTAAAGATAACCCTACAGTAGCGTGGAGGTCAGCCCATGTACTTAAGAAAACTATCCTACTTTTTCTCAGGGGCCAAATGTCATTCTGATTAAAATTTCAAGTTTATAAATACTAAAAATTTGTCGAATGGAAAGGGAAACAGTTTGAAATTCCATACGAAAAATACCTTTATAAGTATTGTGTTGTGTCCCCTGACATCAGTAACGAACAACTgacagccattggacactttcggtaaacagtattgtccaaaggcccacaattcgtgtatcacaacttctatataaaataacaaacctgtgaaaatttaggctcaatcagtcattggagtcgagagaaaataacgggaaaacccacccttgtttccacacgtttcgccgtgtcatgaataaatccgtaattctcgatatcgagaattgatattgttttaatgttttctcaaaaagtaaagcatttcatggaataatatttcaagagaagtcattcaccataccttctgtaaaccctgtaagttgtttgtaaaccGGTGAACTTCAAAAAAAAtctgtactgaaagtgtccaatgtctttaataatGATTGCATTGATTGTCATTTACTCTGGCAGCAAAACTGCTGTAGCTATTGACACCATCATCAACCAGAAGGGATTCAACGAGGGTAAAGATGAGAAGGCAAAGCTGTATTGTATCTACGTTGCTATCGGACAGAAGAGGAGTACAGTAGCTCAACTGGTCAAGAGACTAACTGATGCCGGTATGTAAAAATGAAGAGGATCAGACGATGTCAAAAACAGTGATATTATGGATACTGTCGGACATCTGAATGCAAAACTGCAAATACAATATATGTCACAACCAATTATTAGTATCACTTTTTGAGAACTAAAACATCACAGATTTGACGTGTACAACTTTAAATGTGTGGAgtagaacaaagacaaatttgactCCGGAATAGTATgtcggcactctaccaactgaactatctagccAAATGTTGGCTCAGTACCAGCTTGTCACTAAAATTCATGTTGACGATTATGACAAGTTAAAACACCAAGTTTATTAGTCAGTTTCCGATAAGCAAGTTGTATATAAAATGATGAACATACTTGATGACAGAGACAAATATGTAACCTTCAGAAACTAAgatgttttgtgtgtgtttttctgcAGGTGCCATTAAGTACACCATCGTTGTGAGTGCTACAGCTTCCGATGCTGCCCCTCTGCAGTACCTTGCTCCATACTCTGGCTGTGCTATGGGAGAATTTTTCCGAGACAATGGCAGACACGCTCTCATCATCTATGATGATTTATCCAAACAGGTAGACATCATTTCTCTCAAGCTAAGAAGCTTTTCCTTTTGCTAAACTTTTATCCCCAAACTGTAGTATGGAAggggtgaaaacaaaaatcaaagaaatgGTACTTGCCTAGAGCTTGTCTCTAACGAAAGACATGGATTTGAAACAATCATTGCATCGTTGTTGTTTCTTAATCGAATCTTGAATACCTTAAAGTAatcttatgattttgattttgattttttttcgttgcaagttcgccccaaacaaggcgtAAGGCCACTCTTGGTTTTGGCTACAAGAAGAAACATTATTTAAAGTGGAAAGAATTTAGAAGAAAAATGATTTAAAGTGGAAAGAACtcagggggggtgggggttgcgCTGAAGGTAGGACCTGATGGGTTTGAGTGAAAATATAGATTTCAAGTTGCAATGAAATCCTATTGTCTGTGTCTTTACTGGATTGTTTGAATTCATTTGTTTCCTTTCAGGCTGTAGCCTACCGTCAGATGTCCCTTCTACTGAGGCGTCCCCCAGGTCGTGAGGCCTACCCTGGTGATGTCTTCTATCTTCACTCCCGTCTTCTAGAACGTGCCGCCAAGATGAATGACGAGTTCGGTGGTGGCTCCATGACTGCCTTGCCAGTCATTGAGACCCAGGCTGGTGATGTGTCTGCTTACATCCCAACCAATGTGATTTCTATCACTGATGGACAGGTATGGTGTTTATACAGTATCTAACGGTTCTGTAGGACAGGATCTATGGCATGCTATACCATTGCAGTACCAGCTGCTAAAACATAGAACTtgaactacctctagctaccggacaatGCTCTACAATGGCAAATGTCGTGGGGTTAAATCCCAcgtgagtaatatgcctgtgattttttttccacagaactcaggaaagtactgagtatacagtgctaacacaaatcaGTATATATGGATAAAACCAATTGAATATGCTATATCTTATTAACATGCTTATTGTAAGAACCTAATGGCGAACAGTGTTAGTGTATTCCTGACATTTTCTCAACTGTAATTTGTTGATTGTACAAAATCCAAATCTCTATCCAATCTAACTAAAATCTAACTAATCTAATGTGCGTAACTGCATCAGGttggttggctcagtggtttctgcccCGCCTTTCAattctgtggaccccggtttgatACCTGGAAATTGAGCCTTTCATGTTGATTGCATTAATTTTTCAGTCCAttcctgactgcatgggttttcctcCTATGcttaaactgaaatttctttattgtcttcttttgtttgtgtgttgtttCCTTTAGCATGCTTTGGCGACCATTTAATACATCTCAGGATTATATGAAGCCTACAGTTACTATTGACTCATTGCTAAAACTGACTATAGAGAATATCCCTTCGCACTTTAAATCTCACAATTTCAAACCATCTACTTGAAAATCCCTAGATCTTCTTGGAGACAGAATTGTTCTACAAGGGTATCCGCCCTGCCATCAACGTCGGTCTGTCTGTCAGTCGTGTTGGCTCAGCCGCCCAGATCAAGGCCATGAAACAGGTCAGTACAAAAAGAAACTATTTCTGAGAATCAAATATGCTGGTAAAGCAATTCTAAGTACAAGAGAAACTGGACTGTCAGAGATTGATTATCCTTGTGTTAAATTCACAATTATCACACCCGATGGGCGTATCGAAGTgctcagtatttttcctgcagTGTATGTGAAGCTGGATTTTTAAGTATTAGACCTACTCTTTTATAGTGCCATGAAATTGTTAACTTGGTGCTATGGCACATTATGGTGCAGATCAAACCAGTAATACCTAggtgaaccccttttctttacAATAAccgcactgggttcttttacgtgtcttacgtcccatctgaaagaGGCAGCAATAAAGGTCAAGTGTCTCGTgttcaggacacaagtgtcacagccaagagtttgaacccacactctgctaatcagaaacaccagagcttgagtccacttttcttatccactcagccacgacacgtcAACATTTTAACACACTTTAGGATGAAAATAATCAGTGGCTTTTAAAAGTATTGGTTACAATTGTAATGTATGTGGacacctaaaaaaaacatttttatgccTGACCAGACTGAGTGAGAGAGTAACATCGTTTTAATGACATCCGATTTGTAGGTTGCTGGTTCTATGAAGCTGGAGTTGGCCCAGTACCGTGAGGTCGCTGCCTTTGCCCAGTTTGGATCTGATCTTGATACAGCTACCCAGAACCTTCTGAACAGGGGTGTCCGTCTGACTGAGCTTCTTAAGCAGGGACAATATGGTATGTTCATCATGCTCATTTTGCCAATGGCAATTTGGGAATTGGAAAACGCATACATTTAAGAAaatttaaacaagttaaaaatattaaatctACCCCtaaaggcattgtacacgtttggtaattgtcaaagaccagtgttctcacttggcgtatcccaacataaccataaaattacaagcctgtgaaaatatgggctcaatcggtcattgaagttgcaagaaaatggtgaaagaaaaaacaccctttttggacagatttgtgtgctttgagataggaataaaagacttctagctagaagtcttttattattttagtggtaattactaaacgtgtaccttccctccCTTTAACTACACTGtccgtttttgttttatttctatttCTGGTGCGAAATTAACCCGTATCTCCCCGACTGGTCCGAGTACATTAACACTTTTCATGCCAAAACCTATGTAGCCTTATAACTTTCATTATTTACCGACTGATATTTATAAACATATCCCATCAACTGTATACCATTTGCAAAAGCATTTGCTTCTCTTTAGATGTGATATATTTTTCTCCATGTTCTCCATCTCATACCACTAGCTGTGAGAGCACCAAGAAAGACACTATCGTCTTTTTCATATACGGTTTTAGTTAGGCGTCATTATCATCTGTATGCTCTTTGGGAAATCCTGTTATTAGGCAGATATGGATTACTGAGGCAAATATTTCCACATTTctaaattttcttttaaaggcaaagcatacctttagtttttggaaccgtccgattgttttaatcctgtagAAATGTTGATGTGtacaaaaaaactgtgaaaatttcatttcaaatagtgGTTGGGTTTTTTAGATGTCTGTaaatctggagcagttatgtccatgcagaaataaataatccataattggaatacaGTCTGAGAAGCCTTACTGACAGTAACCGATCCTAGGTTCAAATTGTatggcataaaaactgatttcttttcacataaccacattacttcaaagtgtaatgtttctcaaaattctttaaactatcaaaaggcttctaaccaaaagtttttactGCCATTAATTTAATGATTGATTACATTAAAGAATAGTActtaataaacaaacataactttgtgtaaatttatttttaaatgaaattctcTTTTGACTGTTTTCACTGTTCAGCTCCCATGGCTGTGGAAGAGCAAGTTGCTGTCATCTTTGCCGGTGTTCGTGGTCACCTTGACAAGGTAGACCCATCCAACATCACCAAGTTTGAGAAGGCTTTCCTTCCCCACATCCGCAACAACCACCAAGCCGAGCTAGACGACATCAGAAATCGCGGATCCATCACCCCAGAGACGGACGCCAAACTCAAGGCCATCGTCCTTAAGTTCTTGGAAACATTTGAGCCATGAAGATATTCTAATTAGCAATGCATCAAAGAGTTTCTAGGTTATTTACCCaaaagcagtttttttttcaggggatTGAGAGAGTATGGATTTAGCAAAgaatgaaattgaattgaaagttaaaacaaatatcCCTGATAGCTGGACCGAGATATGAGCACCTTTTGGAACATAGTCAATACTTgaaaaggtttttattcaaaataaatctaAAACCTATTACAGTCTAACATCTACTTAAACGAATCATCAAAAGTTATATATGGTTAAATTGCATTCCTGCAACTTTCAGAATTATTTCCATATCCCTGTGTCTTAACTTTTCCTCATCGCCATTTCAAAGAGAGCCCCTCTACTAGTATTGTTTTGgaattgaaaatttgaatgtCTACGTAAAGGTGAAATATTTAATGAAGACCTTAACACAGACctgttttatgttatttattcattaaacTGGTCCTGTCACACTAGACAGTTATACAAACAAGAATTTGAAAATGTAATTATTAATACAGAGATGACACATAAAAACATGCACGTAGACCAAAGTAGATGTTCCATATTATGTGATTCAGCTTTATTCAGTTTGTGATGGTTTTAAATCATTGGTTTGATGATATcaaaaaaataagtttcttCAAGTAGGAATTTTGCCAGTTTGAGATTTCAGATGATACAAGGTTTCTTTAAAGTATACATATCTGATTTGTCAGTGGCTGGCTGTAATAAAATATTTGGTTGAAAGCTTATTAACAGTCTTTGTACGGTcttctttttcttattttgacTTTTCATCAGGGAACATGTAACTGTGTAAAGGTCGGTCCTTTCTAGGCAGGCATGATGTTTTGCTCTTTGgcaaaaaaataggaaaatttttgttttccgaATGCCACCTActtgtttgtataatgttttgcTGAATGAACTTTCCgggcattttatttttaaaatttaggcAAAGGCATAATTTAATCAGACTTATGTAGGAAGAATATCCTACATGTCCAGGCcttatgcttaaaggcagtggacactatttgtaactgtcaaagactagccttcacagttggtgtatctcaacatatgcataaaataacaaacctgtgaaaatttgagctcaattggtcgtcggagttgtgagataataatgaaagaaaaataactcttgtcacacgtagttgtgtgtgtttagatggttgatttcgagacctcaagttctaaatctgaggtctcgaaatcaaattcgtggaaaattacttctttctcgaaaactatggcacttcagagggagccgtttctcacaatgttttataccatcaacctctcccaattacttgccaccaagaaaggttttatgccaataattattatgagtaattaccaatagtgtccactgcctttaaccagagGCAACaaaagcgattgcctccatgccccctgccTGGTCGGTGCCCacgaaatgctccagtagaaattgccttcgtgcccttgccttttctaAAAAGCAGCATACAGGCATGCATGTCTAGGTGTGAATTAATGTTACCATAGACATGCCTAAAATCCAGTGGACTGCCAGAATGTTCTGAAGTCAGGTCCGTGATGATTGGCAGTGGTCCAACGAACCAGTCCATGTACACCCCCTGGAATAATTGACCAATCCAGTTGGAATGTTCTGAATTTTCAGACAATCCCCAAGATTTCAGAGCTTGGAGAGGTGTAGAATTCAGGTAACAGGAGCTCCTCTTTCCAGTCTTTGGATTCTTGATCATCACCTGTTTCCCTTCTTGTGCTTGCGCTTCTTCAG
Above is a genomic segment from Asterias rubens chromosome 10, eAstRub1.3, whole genome shotgun sequence containing:
- the LOC117295870 gene encoding ATP synthase subunit alpha, mitochondrial-like, whose translation is MSMLSARVTAAVARALTRQAPQATKGCVGAAFACHRNITTSRPTNAAGGTAEVSSILEERIMGYTPKESMEETGRVLSIGDGIARVYGLKNIQAEEMVEFSSGLKGMALNLERDNVGVVVFGNDKLIKEGDVVKRTGAIVDVPIGLELLGRVVDALGTPIDGKGPINTTTRARVGVKAPGIIPRISVREPMQTGIKAVDSLVPIGRGQRELIIGDRQTGKTAVAIDTIINQKGFNEGKDEKAKLYCIYVAIGQKRSTVAQLVKRLTDAGAIKYTIVVSATASDAAPLQYLAPYSGCAMGEFFRDNGRHALIIYDDLSKQAVAYRQMSLLLRRPPGREAYPGDVFYLHSRLLERAAKMNDEFGGGSMTALPVIETQAGDVSAYIPTNVISITDGQIFLETELFYKGIRPAINVGLSVSRVGSAAQIKAMKQVAGSMKLELAQYREVAAFAQFGSDLDTATQNLLNRGVRLTELLKQGQYAPMAVEEQVAVIFAGVRGHLDKVDPSNITKFEKAFLPHIRNNHQAELDDIRNRGSITPETDAKLKAIVLKFLETFEP